In Bremerella cremea, one DNA window encodes the following:
- the aroE gene encoding shikimate dehydrogenase, with amino-acid sequence MADESLQEIVCCMGQPVAGNPSQFMMERSFAAAGLDWRYLTLEVAPEDLAAAVAGMKAMGFRGGNFTIPHKVAVIPYLTRLTEAAELMGAVNCIYAEEDGFVGENTDGKGFVSALKEVIDPAEKKIVLLGAGGAARAIAVELGLNKAASIEVVNRDASRGRALAELLSERVGIESKWTPWNGTHGLAEDTDIVINGTSIGLCDGSAMVPVDPSTFRESMVVADVIFNPPQTLFLQAAEEAGCQTIDGLGMLVNQGVIGFKIWTGVDPDPTVMREALEEYLGI; translated from the coding sequence ATGGCGGACGAATCATTGCAGGAAATCGTATGTTGCATGGGTCAGCCGGTGGCAGGCAACCCATCACAGTTCATGATGGAGCGTTCTTTCGCTGCGGCTGGTTTAGATTGGCGTTATTTGACACTGGAAGTCGCGCCAGAAGATCTTGCCGCCGCCGTTGCCGGGATGAAGGCGATGGGTTTTCGCGGGGGCAACTTCACAATTCCCCATAAAGTGGCCGTCATTCCTTATCTCACACGCCTGACCGAAGCCGCCGAATTGATGGGGGCCGTCAATTGTATCTACGCAGAAGAAGATGGTTTCGTCGGTGAGAATACCGACGGCAAGGGATTTGTATCGGCCTTGAAGGAAGTAATTGACCCGGCAGAGAAAAAGATTGTGCTGTTAGGTGCTGGGGGCGCGGCCAGGGCGATTGCCGTGGAACTCGGTTTGAACAAAGCAGCCAGTATCGAAGTCGTCAACCGCGACGCAAGCCGAGGGCGTGCCTTGGCCGAATTGTTGTCGGAACGGGTCGGCATCGAATCGAAATGGACTCCCTGGAACGGTACACATGGCTTGGCCGAAGATACCGATATCGTAATCAACGGCACCAGCATCGGCCTATGCGATGGCAGTGCCATGGTTCCGGTCGATCCAAGTACTTTCCGCGAGTCGATGGTGGTGGCCGATGTGATCTTCAACCCACCCCAGACTCTCTTCTTGCAAGCGGCCGAAGAAGCTGGCTGTCAGACGATCGACGGTTTGGGAATGTTGGTCAACCAAGGAGTGATCGGTTTCAAGATTTGGACCGGCGTCGATCCAGACCCCACCGTCATGCGCGAAGCCTTAGAAGAATACCTGGGCATTTAA
- a CDS encoding DNA gyrase subunit B, whose product MTEPNEVNPPEDQPTGDVENKEAAKQAQQAKANSEYGASDLEHLSDLEHVRERPSMYIGDRSTRGFHHLVYEVVDNSIDEAMAEFATSVIVTVHNDNSVTVEDDGRGIPVDSHPQLSEQVGRDVSTLEGVMTVLKFGGKFSKGAYQTSGGLHGVGVTVVNFLSEWCEVEVYRDGFVWQQEYERGVPQGPVQKGQPTKKRGTKTTFKPDGQIFNVSKFNHDTLAKRLQELAFLNRGVMIIFVDERTNDRDEFKYEKGIIEYVEHLNRATNALHPDVIYLNGMTEGVGYEIALQYSEEYTENLHSYVNNINTHEGGTHVSGFKTALTRTLNNYAKKENMVKDMALSGDDFREGLTAIINTRVPEPQFEGQTKTKLGNSEVESYINSGFGEFFNKYLEENPKVAKIIVRKAMLAGQAREAARKARDLLRNRKDALGGGGLPGKLRDCISKEMERCELYLVEGDSAGGSAEGGRLRDFQAILPLRGKIINTYKAREDKVLANEEVRSMIQAIGVGIGMDQDINKRRYNKVVIMTDADVDGSHIRTLLLSFFYRQMNELVAGGHVYVAQPPLFRVVHRKHIRYVQTEEEMKNQLLENGLADCAFVDENDNVIEGEQMEKLCRTLAPLEEAIIALERRGIGLKIHAVRMDPTTNKLPVFRLVLGREDHWFITKKEVDAFLEERGLLAEPESTLPEAGPIIEGAVVAGEEGTASEEPVVEQDPSEVPHITEMHEVRTINIKLSELAELNFDIHALIPQERTGSTESRYTLRRGEAETGLEDLRGLLAAVRSAGERGLQVTRFKGLGEMNAEELRETTLDPQNRTLMQVTMTDASAADDMFRILMGDKVEPRREFIEKHALDVRNLDV is encoded by the coding sequence ATGACTGAACCAAACGAAGTGAACCCGCCCGAAGATCAACCAACTGGGGACGTCGAAAACAAGGAAGCCGCCAAGCAGGCTCAACAGGCCAAGGCCAATTCCGAATATGGTGCGTCCGATCTTGAGCACCTTTCCGACTTGGAACACGTTCGCGAACGTCCGAGTATGTACATCGGCGATCGCTCGACCCGTGGTTTTCACCACTTGGTATACGAAGTGGTCGACAACTCGATCGATGAAGCGATGGCCGAGTTTGCCACCAGCGTGATCGTGACGGTTCATAACGATAACTCCGTCACCGTGGAAGACGATGGCCGTGGTATCCCGGTTGATAGCCACCCGCAACTTTCTGAACAAGTTGGCCGCGACGTTTCGACCCTGGAAGGGGTGATGACGGTGCTGAAGTTCGGCGGCAAGTTCAGCAAAGGGGCTTACCAAACATCCGGCGGTTTGCACGGCGTGGGTGTGACGGTGGTGAACTTCCTTTCGGAATGGTGCGAAGTGGAAGTCTACCGCGACGGGTTCGTCTGGCAGCAGGAATACGAACGAGGTGTTCCCCAAGGTCCGGTTCAAAAAGGTCAGCCGACCAAGAAGCGTGGTACCAAAACCACCTTCAAGCCAGACGGTCAGATCTTTAACGTCAGCAAGTTCAATCACGACACCCTGGCCAAACGCCTGCAAGAGCTCGCCTTCTTGAACCGGGGTGTGATGATTATTTTCGTCGACGAACGAACCAATGATCGGGACGAGTTCAAGTACGAAAAAGGGATCATCGAGTACGTCGAGCATCTCAATCGCGCGACGAATGCTCTGCATCCCGACGTGATTTACTTGAACGGCATGACTGAAGGGGTGGGATACGAAATTGCCCTGCAGTACAGCGAAGAGTACACCGAAAATCTCCACTCGTACGTGAACAACATCAACACGCACGAAGGGGGAACACACGTTTCCGGTTTTAAGACGGCCCTCACGCGTACGCTGAACAACTACGCCAAAAAAGAAAACATGGTGAAGGACATGGCCCTCTCGGGCGATGACTTCCGCGAAGGTTTGACGGCGATCATCAATACCCGCGTGCCGGAACCGCAGTTTGAAGGCCAAACCAAAACCAAGTTGGGCAACAGCGAAGTTGAAAGCTACATCAACTCAGGTTTCGGCGAGTTCTTTAACAAGTACTTGGAAGAGAACCCCAAGGTCGCCAAGATTATCGTTCGCAAGGCGATGTTGGCCGGGCAAGCCCGTGAAGCGGCTCGCAAAGCTCGTGACCTTCTGCGTAACCGTAAAGACGCCCTAGGTGGCGGCGGACTGCCAGGCAAGCTGCGCGATTGCATCAGTAAAGAGATGGAACGCTGCGAACTGTACCTGGTGGAAGGTGACTCGGCTGGTGGATCCGCCGAAGGGGGACGCTTGCGAGATTTCCAGGCCATCTTGCCGCTACGAGGTAAGATCATCAACACCTATAAGGCCCGCGAAGACAAGGTTCTGGCCAACGAAGAAGTCCGTAGCATGATCCAGGCCATCGGCGTTGGGATTGGCATGGACCAAGACATCAACAAGCGGCGTTACAACAAAGTGGTGATCATGACCGACGCCGACGTCGACGGATCACACATTCGTACGCTGTTGTTGTCGTTCTTCTATCGCCAGATGAACGAACTGGTCGCCGGCGGACACGTTTATGTGGCTCAGCCGCCATTGTTCCGCGTGGTCCATAGGAAGCACATCCGCTACGTGCAAACCGAAGAAGAGATGAAGAACCAACTTCTCGAAAACGGTTTGGCCGATTGTGCGTTCGTTGATGAAAACGATAACGTGATCGAAGGGGAGCAAATGGAAAAGCTGTGCCGCACGTTGGCACCGCTAGAAGAAGCCATCATCGCGCTGGAACGCCGCGGCATTGGTTTAAAGATTCACGCTGTCCGAATGGATCCGACCACCAATAAGCTGCCTGTTTTCCGTCTGGTTTTGGGGCGTGAAGATCACTGGTTTATCACCAAGAAAGAGGTTGACGCATTCCTGGAAGAACGTGGTTTGCTGGCCGAACCAGAAAGCACTCTGCCGGAAGCTGGCCCAATTATCGAGGGCGCTGTGGTCGCAGGGGAAGAAGGGACTGCCAGCGAAGAGCCTGTGGTCGAGCAAGATCCGAGCGAAGTTCCGCACATCACCGAGATGCACGAAGTGCGGACGATCAATATCAAGCTGAGCGAACTAGCCGAACTCAACTTCGATATCCATGCTCTGATTCCTCAAGAGAGAACCGGCAGTACCGAGTCGCGTTATACGCTGCGTCGGGGCGAAGCAGAGACCGGCTTGGAAGACTTGCGTGGTCTGTTGGCTGCGGTTCGTAGTGCTGGGGAGCGTGGCCTACAGGTGACCCGCTTTAAAGGTCTGGGCGAAATGAACGCGGAAGAGCTTCGCGAAACAACGCTCGATCCTCAGAACCGCACCTTAATGCAGGTTACCATGACCGACGCCTCCGCCGCCGACGACATGTTCCGCATTTTGATGGGGGACAAGGTAGAACCTCGCCGCGAGTTCATCGAGAAACACGCTTTGGATGTCCGAAACTTGGACGTTTAA
- a CDS encoding DUF1990 family protein, translating into MFRFSSPDSETVERFLADQRNRPLTYGHQGKTATTPPSGFNLDHTRVCLGQGIEIFDKAKMGLQGWQQFELGWVSARPVSTPIGEGEQICIVGQAVGLYWLNACRIVYVIDDSTSHPKFGYAYGTLPAHMEMGEERFLVEMDSQGDVWYDILAFSRPNRWLTRLANYYMRTLQKRFGRESAAHMKAIAQGKIPSSF; encoded by the coding sequence ATGTTTCGATTTTCATCACCTGATTCCGAGACGGTCGAACGATTCTTGGCTGATCAACGGAATCGCCCTTTGACCTATGGACATCAAGGAAAAACGGCGACAACTCCGCCGTCTGGCTTTAACCTTGATCATACGCGGGTTTGTCTAGGGCAGGGAATTGAAATATTCGACAAAGCAAAAATGGGGCTGCAAGGATGGCAACAATTTGAATTAGGTTGGGTTTCCGCCAGGCCTGTTTCGACGCCCATCGGCGAAGGAGAGCAAATCTGCATTGTCGGTCAGGCAGTTGGTTTGTATTGGTTGAACGCCTGCCGGATTGTCTATGTCATCGACGACTCGACGAGCCACCCGAAATTCGGATATGCCTACGGGACCCTACCAGCACATATGGAGATGGGTGAGGAACGTTTTCTCGTTGAAATGGACTCGCAGGGGGATGTGTGGTACGACATTTTGGCTTTTTCCCGCCCCAACCGATGGCTCACCAGGCTGGCCAATTACTACATGAGAACACTACAAAAACGCTTTGGCCGCGAGTCGGCAGCTCACATGAAGGCGATTGCCCAAGGCAAGATTCCCTCCAGTTTCTAA
- a CDS encoding sigma-70 family RNA polymerase sigma factor: MYDSLIDDFEDDDARVRPRSFDDAAVDVIDDSDDDRMLNNTDDMSNDSADDSSDEFSEDSETWSDDPVRMYLTQMGEIPLLTRQQEIFLARKIEQTRAKFRRLLLECDYVAQDSFKVLQRVQDGELPFDRTVQVSVTDRLEKEQIMGRMPLNLVTIDKLLKRNRRDYIISLSKSASAEKRSAAWKRLGHRRQRVVKLIEELGLRTQRIESKIGVLEEFCRRVNELKARLDDHKANNTPQEDREPLLAEYRNLLMATQETPKSLNRRCQMVKSIYSEYQQAKRELSEGNLRLVVSIAKKYRNRGLSFLDLIQEGNAGLMRAVDKFEYRRGFKFCTYATWWIRQAITRAVADQSRTIRIPVHMVETMSRVRNVARQLLQEKGREPTIEETARRAGTTVEEARRVLAMSRYPISLDRPVGNSEDSQFGDLLPDGEAESPANGAAQEMLRGRIGRVLKTLSYREREIIKLRYGLGDGYSYTLEEVGHIFKVTRERIRQIEAKAVRKLQQPSRSQDLVGFLD, encoded by the coding sequence TTGTACGATTCGTTGATTGACGATTTCGAAGATGATGACGCTCGTGTACGGCCACGTAGCTTCGACGATGCTGCCGTCGATGTTATTGATGATTCCGATGACGATCGCATGTTGAACAATACGGACGATATGTCGAACGATTCGGCAGATGATTCGTCCGACGAGTTCAGCGAGGACAGCGAAACCTGGTCGGACGACCCGGTACGCATGTACCTGACACAAATGGGCGAGATTCCCTTGTTGACCCGCCAGCAAGAAATCTTCCTGGCTCGCAAGATCGAGCAAACCCGCGCTAAGTTCCGTCGCTTACTGTTGGAATGCGATTACGTCGCGCAAGATTCCTTCAAAGTGCTTCAGCGCGTTCAAGATGGTGAGTTGCCGTTCGATCGAACGGTTCAGGTCTCGGTGACCGATCGGTTGGAAAAAGAACAGATCATGGGGCGTATGCCTTTGAATCTGGTCACGATCGACAAGCTGCTCAAACGCAATCGTCGCGATTACATCATTTCGCTCAGCAAGTCGGCTTCCGCTGAAAAGCGTTCCGCTGCTTGGAAGCGTCTGGGGCATCGCCGTCAACGCGTGGTCAAACTGATCGAAGAACTCGGTCTGCGTACCCAGCGTATCGAATCGAAGATCGGCGTGTTGGAAGAATTTTGCCGTCGTGTGAACGAGCTTAAAGCTCGCCTCGACGATCACAAAGCCAACAACACCCCGCAGGAAGATCGCGAACCGCTGCTGGCTGAATACCGCAATCTGTTAATGGCCACGCAAGAGACTCCCAAGAGCCTCAATCGTCGCTGCCAGATGGTCAAATCGATCTACTCGGAATACCAGCAAGCCAAGCGCGAGCTGTCCGAAGGAAACTTGCGTTTGGTCGTCTCGATCGCTAAGAAGTACCGCAACCGCGGACTGAGCTTCTTGGACCTGATCCAGGAAGGTAACGCTGGCTTGATGCGTGCGGTCGACAAGTTCGAGTACCGCCGTGGTTTCAAGTTCTGCACGTACGCCACCTGGTGGATTCGCCAAGCGATCACCCGCGCCGTGGCCGACCAAAGCCGTACGATCCGTATTCCGGTTCACATGGTCGAAACGATGTCTCGCGTGCGTAACGTGGCTCGTCAGCTGCTGCAGGAAAAAGGACGCGAACCAACCATCGAAGAAACGGCCCGTCGTGCCGGCACCACCGTCGAGGAAGCTCGTCGCGTGTTGGCCATGAGCCGCTACCCGATCTCGCTAGATCGTCCGGTCGGTAACAGCGAAGACAGCCAGTTCGGCGATTTGCTTCCCGATGGCGAAGCCGAAAGCCCAGCCAACGGTGCCGCTCAGGAAATGTTGCGAGGCCGAATCGGTCGCGTACTGAAAACCCTCAGCTACCGGGAACGCGAGATCATCAAACTTCGCTACGGTTTAGGCGACGGTTACAGCTACACCCTGGAGGAAGTCGGGCACATCTTTAAGGTGACCCGCGAACGTATCCGCCAGATTGAAGCCAAAGCCGTTCGCAAGCTGCAACAGCCCAGCCGCAGCCAAGACTTGGTCGGCTTCCTCGACTAG
- a CDS encoding DUF721 domain-containing protein — protein MSDRQPGRVQSIKGTLAQLMVQKGYAQVQTADACQKAWSVAAGERLAEHSIAGNVTRGKLLVMVANSTISQMISFQKTKILKSLQDQLPDHNITDLKIKVGRID, from the coding sequence ATGAGCGATCGCCAACCAGGCCGGGTGCAATCGATCAAAGGAACGTTGGCCCAGTTGATGGTCCAAAAGGGTTACGCCCAAGTTCAAACGGCCGATGCTTGTCAAAAGGCTTGGAGCGTTGCCGCCGGAGAGCGATTGGCCGAACATAGCATCGCCGGCAATGTCACCCGAGGAAAACTTTTGGTGATGGTCGCCAACTCTACGATTAGCCAGATGATTAGTTTTCAAAAAACAAAGATCCTCAAATCGTTACAGGATCAACTGCCCGACCACAACATCACCGATTTGAAAATCAAAGTCGGCAGAATCGACTAG
- a CDS encoding superoxide dismutase family protein has protein sequence MKLGILSLSVLLFAVPGLVIAQEAEHAHADAKHAEEMLPEEAVAVFASTSGSDVKGVIYLTQEDGYVHLTGKVINLEPGEHGFHIHQYGDLTKKDGTAAGGHYNPSDHEHGAPGAHSHVGDLGNITADDKGEAKVDVKAEGLKLHMVLGRSLVVHAKADDLKSQPSGAAGPRVGVGVIGIAQPKEKE, from the coding sequence ATGAAATTAGGCATCCTGTCCCTATCCGTTTTATTATTTGCAGTCCCTGGCTTGGTTATCGCTCAAGAAGCGGAACACGCTCATGCCGATGCAAAACACGCGGAAGAAATGTTGCCAGAGGAAGCCGTTGCTGTTTTCGCATCGACCAGTGGTAGCGATGTGAAAGGGGTGATTTATCTAACGCAAGAAGATGGCTACGTTCATCTGACCGGTAAGGTGATTAACCTGGAACCAGGCGAACATGGTTTCCATATCCATCAATATGGCGATCTGACGAAAAAAGACGGTACGGCTGCTGGTGGTCATTACAATCCATCCGATCACGAGCATGGTGCCCCTGGTGCCCATAGCCACGTTGGCGACCTGGGAAACATCACCGCCGATGACAAAGGCGAGGCCAAGGTCGACGTCAAAGCCGAAGGTCTTAAGCTGCACATGGTGCTAGGACGTTCGCTTGTGGTGCACGCCAAAGCAGACGATCTGAAGAGCCAACCTTCCGGTGCCGCCGGTCCGCGTGTTGGTGTCGGCGTGATTGGAATCGCTCAGCCGAAAGAAAAAGAATAA
- a CDS encoding NAD(P)H-binding protein, which produces MTCVIPNDSLPRKSILVAGASGYIGSRLVPKLLPFHNVRCFVRNPDRLDPSYRDQVEISIGDVLHSDTIRKSLEGIDVAYYLIHGMGNAKDFEKNDRLAAQSFVAAAKQANVSRIIYLGGLGDDNDPDLSPHLRSRHEVGEIFQQSGVPTIELRASVVLGPGSLSYEMIRSLTQKLPIMICPRWLSTPTQPIATEDILQYLFEAIALPLTQSDIFEVGSHDVVTYGQLIQMYAQEKNLTRILVRVPFLTPYLSSLWLGLVTPTSAEVGRHLIEGLRNPTTVSDDRAEKRFSHRPMSTAEAIHQAVRLENS; this is translated from the coding sequence ATGACCTGCGTAATTCCCAATGATTCACTTCCCCGAAAGTCCATTCTAGTAGCCGGCGCCTCTGGCTATATCGGTAGTCGTCTCGTACCGAAATTGTTGCCGTTTCACAACGTCCGCTGCTTTGTGAGAAATCCGGACCGCCTCGATCCCTCTTATCGAGATCAAGTTGAAATCAGCATCGGTGACGTACTTCATTCCGATACCATCCGTAAGTCGCTAGAAGGGATTGATGTGGCTTACTATTTGATTCATGGCATGGGAAACGCGAAAGACTTTGAGAAGAACGATCGTCTGGCGGCGCAAAGTTTCGTGGCTGCAGCCAAGCAAGCGAACGTTTCGCGGATTATTTATCTCGGTGGTCTCGGCGACGACAACGATCCCGACCTTTCTCCGCATCTTCGCAGCCGGCATGAAGTCGGAGAGATTTTTCAACAGTCCGGGGTGCCCACGATCGAGCTACGTGCCTCGGTAGTCTTAGGGCCTGGCAGTTTGTCGTACGAAATGATTCGTTCGCTAACACAAAAACTGCCCATCATGATTTGCCCGCGCTGGCTATCGACGCCCACCCAACCAATCGCCACGGAAGATATCTTGCAGTATCTGTTTGAGGCCATTGCGTTGCCCCTTACCCAAAGCGATATTTTCGAAGTAGGTAGCCATGATGTGGTGACCTATGGGCAACTGATTCAGATGTATGCCCAGGAAAAGAACCTAACACGGATTCTGGTTCGCGTTCCCTTTCTCACCCCTTACCTGTCAAGCTTGTGGCTAGGTCTTGTCACCCCGACCAGCGCCGAGGTGGGACGCCATCTGATTGAAGGTCTACGGAACCCAACGACCGTAAGTGATGATCGGGCAGAGAAGCGTTTCTCGCATCGTCCCATGTCAACGGCCGAAGCGATTCATCAAGCAGTTCGGCTGGAAAATTCATAA
- a CDS encoding class I SAM-dependent methyltransferase, translating to MAFTEHKPLNDSSPSSEKNSPAKKHNRGAWDRMARGGHRFAQPAQEAEFKNPLKTLDRWGWLGESIYGQRVLCLASGGGRQGPLYAAAGAIVTVVDISRAQLEIDRKVAADRGLQLKTVEASMDDLSMFAPADFDIVIHPVSTCYVPDVAPVFREVAKVLCSGGLYISQHKTPTSLQADVKRSDRGYELTEPYYRTGPLPEVKGSRHREEGTLEYLHRWDQLVGGICQAGMVIEDLVEPIHAKKEAEPNSFEDRSMFIAPYVRIKARRVGQDKPRVEAGSLWLPGS from the coding sequence ATGGCATTCACCGAGCACAAACCTTTGAACGATTCTTCTCCTTCTTCTGAAAAGAACTCGCCCGCAAAGAAGCACAATCGCGGTGCTTGGGATCGCATGGCCCGTGGTGGACACCGGTTCGCTCAGCCAGCCCAGGAAGCAGAATTCAAAAATCCGCTGAAGACGCTCGACCGATGGGGCTGGCTCGGGGAAAGCATCTACGGGCAGCGCGTGTTGTGCCTGGCTTCTGGGGGTGGACGCCAAGGGCCGCTGTACGCCGCCGCTGGGGCAATCGTCACGGTAGTCGATATCAGCCGAGCCCAGCTCGAGATCGACCGCAAAGTGGCCGCCGACCGTGGCCTGCAATTGAAGACGGTTGAAGCTTCGATGGACGATCTATCGATGTTCGCGCCTGCCGACTTCGATATCGTCATCCACCCGGTCAGTACCTGTTATGTGCCGGACGTCGCACCCGTGTTTCGAGAAGTTGCCAAGGTGCTATGCAGCGGTGGGCTTTACATCAGCCAACACAAAACACCGACCAGCTTACAAGCAGACGTCAAACGGAGCGATCGCGGGTACGAACTGACCGAGCCTTACTATCGCACCGGCCCCCTGCCCGAAGTCAAAGGAAGCCGCCATCGCGAAGAAGGAACGCTCGAGTATCTGCATCGCTGGGATCAGTTGGTCGGCGGAATCTGCCAGGCCGGGATGGTGATCGAAGATTTGGTCGAACCGATCCACGCCAAGAAAGAAGCCGAGCCCAACAGCTTCGAAGACCGCAGCATGTTCATCGCCCCTTACGTCCGCATCAAAGCCCGCCGCGTTGGCCAAGACAAACCACGGGTCGAAGCAGGCAGCTTGTGGTTGCCGGGCAGCTAA